In a single window of the Pontibacter russatus genome:
- a CDS encoding OmpA family protein, translating into MKSNFFKATLSFLMCAVLMASCVSSKKYDELKASKEALEREQAASKQKVDELSASLKEREQKLAEMERAMNEQQKILDNLKNEVNAALQGFNQGDLSVNIKDGKVYVSMSDKLLFATGSTKVNAGGKKAIDQLVDVLKKNQQVGVMVEGHTDDVSVANGMKYLTDNWDLSVLRATEITRMMADKGLSPDRITPAGRAYYMPVDTGRSAEAKAKNRRTEIILTPDFSEIYKILGIQS; encoded by the coding sequence ATGAAATCTAATTTCTTCAAAGCCACCCTTTCGTTTTTGATGTGCGCGGTCCTGATGGCCTCCTGCGTGTCTTCCAAGAAGTACGACGAGCTTAAAGCAAGCAAAGAAGCGCTCGAGCGCGAGCAGGCCGCCTCTAAGCAGAAAGTAGATGAACTCTCGGCTTCCCTGAAAGAGCGCGAGCAGAAGCTTGCCGAGATGGAGCGCGCCATGAACGAGCAGCAGAAGATACTCGACAACCTGAAAAATGAGGTGAATGCCGCCCTACAGGGCTTCAACCAAGGCGACCTGAGCGTTAACATCAAGGATGGCAAAGTGTACGTGTCTATGTCTGACAAGCTTCTGTTTGCCACCGGCAGCACGAAAGTGAACGCAGGCGGCAAAAAGGCAATCGACCAGCTAGTGGACGTGCTGAAGAAGAACCAGCAGGTGGGCGTGATGGTGGAAGGCCACACAGACGATGTGAGCGTTGCCAACGGCATGAAGTACCTGACCGACAACTGGGACCTGAGCGTGCTGCGCGCCACAGAAATTACCCGTATGATGGCAGACAAAGGGCTTTCTCCGGACAGGATCACGCCGGCTGGCCGTGCTTATTATATGCCGGTAGACACAGGTCGCTCTGCGGAGGCAAAAGCTAAAAACCGCCGCACCGAGATCATCCTGACGCCGGACTTCTCTGAGATTTACAAGATCCTCGGCATCCAGTCGTAA
- a CDS encoding DUF6141 family protein: MAAQQVLFREEQHFRQTWLWVVVLGVSAIFWSGFVAQVLLGNSFGSRPASDVELILLFLLMGIGLPFFFYRMSMTTVVQPGELQARFWPFHLRPVRIPLRTLRGYERITYKPLRDYGGWGIRWGMKGKAYNVSGNEGVLLHFYDKKPLLIGSQRAKELFDAIRQAKEGG; the protein is encoded by the coding sequence ATGGCAGCACAACAAGTTCTTTTCCGGGAGGAGCAGCACTTCAGGCAGACATGGCTGTGGGTGGTGGTGCTGGGCGTGTCCGCTATTTTCTGGTCGGGGTTCGTAGCGCAGGTATTGCTGGGCAACAGCTTCGGCAGCAGGCCTGCCTCTGATGTGGAGCTTATTTTATTGTTCCTGCTGATGGGGATAGGGCTGCCCTTCTTCTTTTACCGCATGTCGATGACGACGGTGGTGCAGCCGGGGGAGTTGCAGGCGCGCTTCTGGCCTTTCCACCTGCGGCCGGTGCGCATTCCGCTGCGCACGCTCCGGGGATATGAGCGCATCACCTACAAACCCCTCCGCGACTACGGCGGCTGGGGCATCCGGTGGGGCATGAAAGGCAAAGCCTATAACGTGTCGGGCAACGAAGGCGTGCTGCTCCACTTCTACGACAAAAAGCCGCTGCTCATTGGGTCGCAAAGGGCAAAAGAGCTGTTTGATGCCATCCGGCAGGCAAAGGAGGGAGGGTGA
- a CDS encoding isoaspartyl peptidase/L-asparaginase family protein, protein MKKTLYFLCLLLLAGHITVAQTKPDYSRITLVIHGGAGTITRDNMTPEKEKAYTAQLNEALKTGFAILEKGGSSLDAVEATVRVMEDSPLFNAGKGAVFTNEGKNELDAAIMDGKTLKAGAVASVTTIKNPVSAARAVMEQSEHVMLIGAGAEQFAKEKGLEIVNPSYFRTETRYRQLQEIRDREKTKLDHDGGSGSNEHIFTEGHKFGTVGAVALDAYGNVAAATSTGGMTNKRYGRVGDVPIIGAGTYADNNTCAVSATGHGEYFIRSVVAHDIASLMDYKGMSLQEAADEVVMKKLVKRGGEGGVIAVDRHGNIAMPFNSAGMYRGYIKKGKSEVAIYKD, encoded by the coding sequence ATGAAAAAAACACTGTACTTCCTGTGCCTGCTCCTGCTGGCCGGGCATATAACCGTGGCCCAAACCAAACCGGACTACAGCAGAATCACGCTGGTGATACACGGCGGCGCGGGCACCATTACGCGCGACAACATGACGCCGGAGAAAGAAAAAGCCTATACCGCGCAACTGAACGAGGCGCTGAAAACAGGCTTCGCCATTCTGGAGAAGGGCGGCAGCAGCCTAGATGCCGTGGAAGCCACCGTGCGCGTGATGGAGGACTCGCCGTTGTTTAATGCCGGAAAGGGCGCTGTGTTCACGAACGAGGGCAAAAACGAGCTGGACGCCGCCATCATGGACGGAAAAACCCTCAAGGCCGGGGCCGTCGCCAGCGTGACCACCATCAAAAACCCCGTGAGCGCCGCCCGCGCGGTCATGGAGCAATCAGAGCATGTGATGCTGATAGGGGCGGGGGCGGAGCAATTTGCCAAAGAGAAAGGGCTTGAGATAGTGAACCCGTCCTACTTCCGCACCGAGACGCGCTACAGGCAGCTTCAGGAAATCAGGGACAGGGAGAAAACCAAACTGGACCACGACGGAGGCTCCGGCAGTAACGAGCACATCTTTACCGAAGGCCACAAATTCGGGACAGTGGGGGCGGTAGCCCTGGATGCCTACGGCAACGTGGCGGCCGCCACCTCCACGGGCGGCATGACGAACAAGCGCTACGGCCGTGTGGGCGATGTGCCCATCATCGGGGCGGGCACCTATGCCGACAACAACACCTGCGCCGTTTCCGCCACCGGCCACGGCGAGTATTTCATCCGCTCGGTGGTGGCCCACGACATCGCTTCGCTGATGGACTACAAGGGCATGTCGCTGCAGGAGGCTGCGGATGAGGTGGTGATGAAGAAACTGGTGAAGCGCGGCGGCGAAGGCGGCGTGATAGCCGTGGACCGCCACGGGAACATTGCGATGCCGTTCAACTCGGCGGGCATGTACCGGGGCTATATCAAGAAAGGAAAATCAGAGGTGGCCATCTATAAAGATTAA
- a CDS encoding TVP38/TMEM64 family protein — protein MKVLPVLRTLIRENASTFVSMLLLVVVPVVVSSTLAVVLYNYQDLLAGLSWAEMLLYFAVISITMAFALTPTTFVALVSGFYLGWGGFGGIVVSYGIAALVGYTLARVIDHGKMMSFLNRFEKARILMQELRHESWVLIILTRISPVLPFALMNFVLSLLQIDRVKFFVASIVGMLPRTLFFFWVGTQARDVVSALQDPDSGTGGQLLMIALVIISIGGLYVLFDRALKRALRKAAERN, from the coding sequence ATGAAGGTACTCCCCGTGCTGCGCACGCTTATCCGCGAAAATGCCTCTACGTTTGTTTCGATGCTGCTGCTGGTGGTGGTGCCCGTGGTGGTGAGCTCTACGCTGGCGGTGGTGCTGTACAATTACCAGGACCTGCTCGCGGGCCTGTCGTGGGCGGAGATGCTGCTTTACTTCGCCGTCATATCCATCACCATGGCCTTTGCGCTGACGCCAACTACTTTTGTAGCGCTGGTCAGCGGCTTTTATCTGGGCTGGGGCGGCTTTGGGGGCATTGTGGTGTCTTATGGCATCGCCGCATTAGTAGGCTATACGCTGGCCAGGGTGATAGACCACGGCAAGATGATGAGTTTCCTGAACCGCTTCGAGAAGGCGCGCATCCTGATGCAGGAGCTGCGCCACGAGAGCTGGGTCCTCATCATCCTGACACGCATTTCGCCGGTGCTGCCCTTCGCCCTTATGAACTTCGTGCTCTCGCTGCTGCAGATAGACCGCGTGAAGTTTTTTGTTGCCAGCATTGTGGGGATGCTCCCGCGCACGCTCTTTTTCTTCTGGGTGGGCACGCAGGCCCGCGATGTGGTGTCGGCGCTGCAGGACCCGGACAGCGGCACCGGCGGCCAGCTCCTGATGATAGCGCTGGTTATCATTTCCATCGGCGGCCTTTACGTCCTGTTCGACAGGGCCTTGAAGCGCGCCCTGCGGAAAGCGGCGGAGAGAAATTGA
- a CDS encoding cystathionine gamma-synthase gives MKFGTKAIHAGVEPDPTTGAIMTPIYQTSTYVQRSPGDHKGYEYSRTHNPTRTQLQNALAALENGKHGLCFSSGMAAVDAIIKMLKPGDEVISTNDLYGGSYRIFTKVFQNYGIKFHFTDMSDLRKVEELVNKNTRMIWVETPTNPLLNIIDIKGCAAIAEKHNLLVVADNTFATPYLQTPLDLGADIVMHSLTKYMGGHSDVVMGAIVVNDDDLQQQLAFIQNACGATPGPQDCFLVLRGLKTLHLRMERHCQNGRQVAEFLKGHPKVEQVYWPGFEDHKNHDVAQQQMRDFGGMVSFVLKGDQVEDAVSVLEKFKFFTLAESLGGVESLCGHPASMTHASIPREERLKAGLSDSLIRLSVGVEDIEDLLADLEQALRG, from the coding sequence ATGAAATTCGGAACGAAAGCGATACACGCCGGCGTAGAGCCGGACCCAACCACCGGCGCCATCATGACGCCCATCTACCAGACATCCACCTACGTGCAGCGCTCGCCCGGCGACCACAAGGGCTACGAGTACTCGCGCACGCACAACCCCACCCGCACGCAGCTGCAAAACGCGCTGGCGGCACTCGAGAACGGGAAGCACGGGCTTTGCTTCTCTTCGGGCATGGCGGCCGTGGATGCCATCATCAAAATGCTCAAGCCCGGCGATGAGGTCATCTCCACCAACGATTTATACGGCGGCAGCTACCGCATTTTCACGAAGGTGTTCCAGAACTACGGCATCAAGTTCCACTTCACCGACATGAGCGACCTGCGCAAGGTGGAGGAACTGGTGAACAAAAACACCCGCATGATCTGGGTGGAGACGCCCACAAACCCGCTGCTGAACATCATCGATATAAAAGGCTGTGCCGCGATTGCCGAAAAGCACAACCTGCTGGTGGTGGCCGACAATACCTTTGCCACGCCATACCTGCAAACGCCGCTTGACTTGGGCGCTGACATTGTGATGCACTCGCTCACGAAGTATATGGGCGGCCACTCCGACGTGGTGATGGGCGCCATCGTGGTGAACGATGACGACCTGCAGCAGCAACTGGCCTTTATCCAGAACGCCTGCGGTGCCACACCAGGTCCGCAGGACTGCTTCCTGGTGCTGCGTGGCCTGAAGACGCTGCACCTGCGCATGGAGCGCCACTGCCAGAACGGGCGCCAGGTGGCGGAGTTCCTGAAAGGCCACCCGAAAGTAGAGCAGGTGTACTGGCCCGGCTTTGAGGACCACAAAAACCACGACGTAGCCCAGCAGCAGATGCGCGATTTCGGCGGCATGGTGTCGTTTGTGCTGAAAGGTGATCAGGTGGAGGACGCGGTGAGTGTGCTGGAGAAATTCAAGTTCTTCACGCTGGCCGAGTCGCTGGGCGGCGTGGAGTCGCTGTGCGGCCACCCGGCCAGCATGACGCACGCCAGCATCCCGCGCGAGGAGCGCCTGAAGGCGGGCCTGAGCGACTCGCTCATCCGGCTGAGCGTGGGCGTGGAGGATATAGAGGACCTGCTGGCCGACCTGGAGCAGGCGCTTCGAGGTTAG